A stretch of Oryza brachyantha chromosome 4, ObraRS2, whole genome shotgun sequence DNA encodes these proteins:
- the LOC102710266 gene encoding protein transport protein Sec24-like At3g07100 has translation MQPPMGNERPLQGVPGRPVSAFVPGAAVAPPPPSFGAAAAPRAPPPFAPPGAAPPQAAAGPFAAAPPAAMAGYRGPPPPQRPLGAGQPPQGPFAAAAPPQGSFASAPTSQGPFAAAPPPSQGPFATAPQPSQGPFGTAPPAQGPFATGPPSQGPFASAPPPFRPPPSFQQPQSPTASAMAPPSAYVRPPPVQSLQSQPPPPVQGYYLGAPPANPQFPMSRPAFQQPMQTMPPPPMGLSAGFGNQAAYATGGPPTGGSLQSLVEDFQSLSVSSAPGSLDPGVDVKGLPRPLDGDEEPVKVLEAYPVNCHPRYFRLTTHAIPASQSLVSRWHLPLGAVVHPLAESPDGEVPVINFGSAGVIRCRRCRTYINPYATFADAGRKWRCNLCTLLNDVPGEYFCALDASGRRYDTDQRPELSKGTVEFVAPTEYMVRPPMPPSYFFLIDVSVSAVRSGLLEVVAKTIKSCLDDLPGYPRTQIGFLTFDSTLHFHNFKSSLSQPQMMVVADLDDIFLPLPDDLLVNLVDSRHVVDSFLDSLPNMFHDNVNVESALGPALKAAFMVMSQIGGKLLVFQSTLPSLGVGRLRLRGDDVRAYGTDKEHTLRVPEDPFYKQMAAEFTKNQIAVDIFSFSDKYCDIASLGSLAKYTGGQVYHYPSFQAVTHGDKLKHELSRDLTRETAWESVMRIRCGKGVRFTTYHGHFMLRSTDLLALPAVDSDKAFAMQLSLEETLMTTQTVYFQVALLYTSSSGERRIRVHTAAAPVVTDLGEMYRQADTGAIVSLLSRIAVENSLSDKLDSVRQQLQLKLVRSLKEYRNLYVVQHRIGGRLIYPESLRFLPLYILSICKSLALRGGYADVSLDERCAAGFSMMILPAKRLLNFIYPSLYRVDEVLPMEPDRIDGSLKRLPLTMQCLDTGGLYLLDDGFTFLIWLGRMLPPELVNNILGVSLANFPDLSKIQLRECDNEYSRNFMKILRTLREKDHSYHQLCRVVRQGEQPREGFLLLSNLVEDQMAGTSSYMDWILQIHRQTQS, from the exons ATGCAGCCGCCGATGGGGAACGAGAGGCCGCTGCAGGGTGTTCCCGGGAGGCCCGTCTCCGCCTTCgtgcccggcgccgccgtcgccccgccgccgccctcgttcggggccgctgccgccccgcgcgcgccgccgccgttcgcgcCGCCGGGCGCGGCTCCCCCGCAGGCCGCTGCGGGGCCGTTCGCGGCCGCGCCACCTGCCGCAATGGCTGGGTATAGGGGTCCCCCGCCTCCCCAGCGTCCCTTGGGCGCGGGGCAGCCACCACAGGGCCCCTTCGCTGCCGCGGCACCCCCGCAGGGCTCCTTTGCCAGTGCACCAACCTCTCAGGGCCCCTTCGCCGCAGCTCCACCGCCATCTCAGGGCCCCTTCGCCACAGCTCCACAGCCGTCTCAGGGCCCCTTTGGCACCGCGCCACCAGCGCAGGGCCCTTTTGCCACTGGCCCGCCGTCTCAGGGCCCCTTTGCATCCGCTCCGCCACCTTTTCGCCCTCCGCCTTCGTTCCAGCAGCCACAATCACCTACGGCAAGTGCTATGGCTCCACCCTCAGCGTATGTGAGGCCACCACCAGTGCAATCACTACAATCACAGCCCCCACCGCCTGTGCAAGGGTACTACCTTGGTGCACCTCCTGCAAACCCGCAGTTCCCGATGTCACGACCAGCATTTCAGCAGCCAATGCAGACCATGCCACCCCCTCCAATGGGGCTATCTGCAGGTTTTGGCAATCAGGCAGCCTATGCGACTGGTGGCCCTCCTACAGGGGGCAGTCTCCAGAGCTTAGTGGAGGATTTCCAGTCACTGTCAGTTAGTTCTGCACCTGGATCACTTGACCCTGGTGTTGACGTCAAAGGGCTGCCAAGGCCACTGGATGGTGACGAGGAGCCGGTTAAGGTTTTAGAGGCATATCCAGTGAACTGCCACCCGAGGTACTTCCGGCTGACTACCCATGCGATTCCAGCATCTCAGTCATTGGTCTCAAGGTGGCATCTGCCTCTTGGGGCTGTGGTACATCCTCTTGCAGAATCACCTGATGGG GAGGTTCCCGTTATCAACTTTGGGTCAGCTGGTGTAATCCGTTGTCGAAGATGTAGAACATACATAAACCCTTATGCAACATTCGCAGATGCTGGAAGGAAATGGCGCTGCAATCTTTGCACATTGCTCAATGATG TTCCTGGAGAGTACTTTTGTGCTCTTGATGCTAGTGGCAGAAGATATGATACAGATCAAAGACCTGAGCTTTCTAAGGGAACAGTAGAGTTTGTTGCTCCCACTGAATATATGGTGCGGCCACCAATGCCACCTTCCTACTTCTTTCTTATTGATGTGTCAGTATCTGCAGTTCGAAGCGGGCTACTTGAG GTTGTTGCAAAGACCATCAAATCATGCCTTGATGACCTTCCAGGGTATCCACGAACACAGATTGGATTCTTAACTTTTGACAGCACATTACACTTTCATAATTTCAAG TCGTCTTTATCACAACCTCAAATGATGGTGGTCGCCGATTTGGATGATATTTTCCTGCCATTGCCTGATGACCTCTTGGTTAATTTGGTTGACTCTAGGCATGTTGTCGACTCTTTTCTTGATAGCTTGCCAAATATGTTTCATGACAATGTAAATGTAGAATCTGCTCTTGGTCCAGCACTTAAAGCAGCATTCATGGTTATG AGTCAAATCGGGGGGAAGCTACTTGTATTCCAGAGCACATTACCATCTCTTGGTGTTGGTCGCTTGAGACTTCGAGGCGATGATGTTCGTGCATATGGAACAGATAAGGAACATACTCTCAGGGTACCAGAAGACCCCTTCTATAAACAGATGGCTGCTGAGttcacaaaaaatcaaattgcaGTGGACATATTTTCTTTCAGTGATAAATATTGTGATATTGCTTCGTTAG GTTCTCTTGCGAAATACACTGGTGGTCAGGTGTACCATTATCCATCCTTCCAGGCAGTTACTCATGGCGATAAACTTAAACATGAGCTTAGCAGAGACCTTACCAGGGAGACTGCATGGGAATCTGTTATGCGTATCAGATGTGGAAAAG GGGTGCGCTTCACAACTTATCATGGTCATTTCATGCTAAGGTCCACCGACTTATTAGCACTTCCAGCTGTTGACTCTGATAAAGCATTTGCGATGCAACTTTCTTTAGAGGAGACCCTAATGACCACACAGACTGTATACTTCCAAGTGGCATTGCT ATATACATCCTCTTCTGGTGAAAGGCGTATCAGGGTGCATACAGCAGCTGCACCTGTGGTCACAGATCTTGGTGAAATGTACCGTCAAGCAGATACTGGTGCCATTGTGTCATTGTTAAGTAGAATTG CTGTTGAAAATTCATTGTCTGATAAGCTGGACAGTGTTCGGCAACAATTACAATTAAAGTTGGTGAGAAGTTTGAAGGAATACCGGAACCTATATGTTGTACAGCACCGGATAGGAGGGAGATTGATATATCCAGAATCTTTAAGATTCTTGCCATTGTACATCCTATCCATATGCAAGTCTCTTGCTCTTCGTGGTGGTTACGCAGATGTTTCTCTTGATGAACGCTGTGCTGCTGGTTTCAGCATGATGATACTACCTGCAAAAAGGCTGCTCAATTTTATTTACCCATCACTGTACAGGGTTGATGAAGTATTACCAATG GAACCAGATAGGATTGATGGATCGTTGAAGCGGTTGCCGTTAACCATGCAGTGCTTAGACACTGGAGGCCTATACCTTCTTGACGATGGGTTCACCTTCCTAATATGGTTAGGTAGGATGCTCCCACCTGAACTTGTGAACAACATTCTTGGAGTCAGCTTGGCAAACTTCCCTGATCTATCAAAG ATTCAATTGAGAGAATGTGACAACGAGTACTCCagaaattttatgaaaatactAAGAACCCTAAGGGAGAAGGACCATTCTTACCACCAGCTCTGTCGTGTTGTACGTCAAGGAGAACAGCCAAGGGAAGGCTTTTTGCTCCTATCTAACTTGGTTGAGGATCAGATGGCTGGAACTAGCAGTTACATGGACTGGATACTCCAAATTCACCGCCAAACACAGAGCTAG
- the LOC102709426 gene encoding uncharacterized protein LOC102709426 — MPNAESSLFKMPTADANIAALHKEWDDALCPICMDHPHNAVLLLCSSHDKGCRSYICDTSYRHSNCLDRFKKMKVDHSDSSSQPSSSLPRDMTNEVVVQRSRFDLFGENRSLLTHTSESHEVFNQDATETSAAMSGHQGEGNYNQDPDLTLVAQEGEGSGPVESSEATHVNQLACPLCRGTVKGWKIIKEAREYLDEKSRACSRETCAFSGNYRELRRHARRIHPATRPADVDPSRRRAWHRLEHQREYGDILSAIRSAMPGAVVFGDYVVEGGDVFSSDQEGSIPNEPSGSLLTTFFLFHMISSSPMRSGDETRGSSRGLRRQRRRYLWGENLLGLQYEDEDEDDEEDNLDEDVQRPRSRRRFVRSRSEERS, encoded by the coding sequence ATGCCAAATGCAGAGAGCAGTTTGTTCAAGATGCCAACTGCAGATGCAAATATTGCTGCCCTGCACAAGGAATGGGATGATGCTCTGTGCCCAATTTGCATGGACCATCCCCACAATGCTGTTCTTCTTCTGTGCAGCTCCCATGACAAAGGATGCAGATCCTATATATGTGATACAAGCTATAGACATTCGAATTGCCTAGACAGGTTCAAGAAAATGAAAGTAGATCACAGTGACAGTTCTTCACAGCCAAGCTCGTCCTTGCCTAGGGACATGACTAACGAAGTTGTTGTCCAGAGATCTCGTTTTGATCTCTTTGGAGAAAACCGTAGTCTACTAACACACACATCTGAATCCCATGAAGTTTTCAATCAAGATGCTACCGAAACCTCTGCTGCCATGTCTGGTCATCAGGGAGAAGGTAATTATAATCAAGATCCAGATTTGACATTGGTTGCTCAGGAAGGAGAGGGCAGTGGACCTGTGGAGTCTAGTGAAGCAACACACGTGAATCAATTGGCATGCCCTTTATGTAGGGGCACTGTCAAAGGCTGGAAGATCATCAAAGAAGCCAGAGAATATTTGGATGAGAAATCGAGAGCTTGTTCACGGGAAACATGTGCATTTTCTGGCAACTACAGGGAGCTCCGTAGGCATGCCAGGAGAATCCATCCGGCAACAAGGCCTGCTGATGTGGATCCATCAAGACGCCGTGCGTGGCACCGCCTGGAGCACCAGCGTGAATATGGTGACATACTGAGTGCAATCAGGTCGGCTATGCCTGGAGCAGTTGTGTTTGGTGATTATGTTGTTGAAGGGGGTGATGTGTTTTCATCTGACCAGGAAGGCAGCATTCCAAATGAACCAAGTGGATCTTTGTTGACAACTTTCTTTCTGTTCCATATGATCAGTAGTAGTCCAATGAGATCAGGAGATGAGACAAGAGGTTCATCAAGGGGGCTGAGAAGGCAGAGGCGCCGTTATCTATGGGGAGAGAACTTACTAGGTCTCCAATATgaagacgaggacgaggacgatgAGGAAGATAACCTAGATGAAGATGTTCAAAGACCAAGGAGTCGCAGGAGGTTTGTAAGATCAAGGTCAGAGGAGCGATCCTAA
- the LOC102710553 gene encoding uncharacterized protein LOC102710553 — translation MLAARRLSAATPLLLRRLSSQPAAAGPGEWVRRAGALSLLGLTGAVAASAVSDLSVFLSCSSKAIERASQNQQIANAIGTPIVRGPWYSASIAVNQARHSVSCTFPVSAPQGNGLLKFKAVRLGDRSWFSFLQQSNWEILLMDAILDIPTDDGKHQTIRVTIPDNTAPKPPVDCKACKSQPTPTPPPQPPSPPQK, via the exons ATGTTGGCGGCTCGCCGtctctccgccgccacgcccctcctcctccgccgcctctcctcgcagcccgcggcggcgggcccgGGGGAGTGGGTCCGTCGCGCGGGGGCGCTCTCTCTGCTGGGCCtcaccggcgccgtcgccgccagcgccgTCAGCGACCTCTCCGTCTTCCTCTCTTGCTCCAG CAAGGCGATAGAGAGGGCCTCCCAGAACCAGCAAATAGCAAATGCCATTGGCACGCCGATCGTGCGGGGCCCCTGGTACAGCGCTTCCATTGCCGTGAACCAGGCGAGGCATTCTGTGTCCTGCACTTTCCCTGTGTCAGCCCCCCAAGGAAATGGGCTTCTTAAATTCAAGGCTGTTCGCTTGGGAG ATCGGtcttggttttcttttctgcaGCAGAGTAACTGGGAAATACTCCTAATGGATGCTATCCTCGATATTCCTACTGACGATGGGAAACATCAAACAATAAGGGTGACAATTCCAGACAATACAGCACCTAAACCGCCGGTAGATTGCAAGGCATGCAAGTCCCAGCCAACACCTACACCACCTCCGCAACCTCCATCACCTCCACAGAAGTGA